One window of the Carassius auratus strain Wakin chromosome 20, ASM336829v1, whole genome shotgun sequence genome contains the following:
- the LOC113037661 gene encoding titin-like: protein MGLDVRLEVSMSLKCGHFFTLLFFIVSVTGTQDQSRLNPSENLHNISLTNLQKPPKQNSGIRTIFEMEKHRIKRSDFFHSEMKVCPQETMREVIASHQAYYTLRVCQEAVWEAFRIFLDRIPSSSEYQKWVHKCQHDSMCISDLAMTFSNSKEHIDMVYRSVNMNSDKLERNLTEEPTTDGAPRTEEEVLTEATEEFVPPDLSSTVSTTTDASTASQELDLHNVVPEQPVHQVIKFSVKLMDYGYQEILRDTDSPQYHDLSRHLQDQMQHDLNDLPGFMDVQVLSISEAEAPNGAGGVSAVYSAVFETTIPSVPDGILDIGTVVSSTGPSLKDMIVKALSKKTSLLDLNSLIFETDKDQSSTSMPVTEASKDIITESFDQVSHGDLSFPTKGTKIEVHISSDNDETIVDPTLDTDSTTTTKSESETVESESDAVIVHQLKTIQGETGELKTEIFQVPPVEEAPSEDESKPVVIAVKENNLAPTSSAAVSALPPSEEQPRTTEKPTSDSDFSLNTIPEDDIIFHQVTTAHMLFTTATTISPRSEQPKLAVTTDFSITLQPSTEPIDPITEVTDSNEIPEQEETKVVMPVLHVENKSEVDSPKVNVVTTETIEVSGPEKDTNVTRDAVILEDQLIKPEEVTVVTEMYAEYGTLEPVGTAVLLPEPEDEIEKSTNQDEVAEPKEKVLDLHPEVIIESKEDVEEHKNDEIKVKQVDDVQVIRRPETETGKPKEEIHLTEKGEVVKPEREADESEAAEVVEYEGSIKTEQPAVVVTRVVPKTTEGTVVSPRSEQPKLAVTTDFSITLQPSTESTDPITEVTDSNEIPEVPQPVDTGTVVKEEETKVVMPEPDVETKAEVDLPKERVVSTETVDVSGHEKDTNVTVDTVILEDQVLQPEEVTVVTEMYAEYGTLEPVRTAVLPKPEDEVGKSTSQDEVAEPEEKVLEPDPVVVIESKEDVEEIKVKQVDDVQATRRPETETGQAKKELYLTEKGEVVKIERTDDELEPAEVIEYEVRIKTEQPAVEITSEVPKTTEGSVVSPRSEKPTLAVKTDFSITLQPSTEPIDPITEVTDSNEIPEVPQPVDTGTVVKEEDTKVVMPEPDVETKAEVDLPKEKFVTTETVDVSGPEKDTNVTVDAVILEDQVLQPEEVTVVTEMYAEYGTLEPVRTAVLLPEPEHEIGKSINQDEVAEPEEKVLEPDPEVIIEAKEDVEEHKTDKEIKLKQVDDVHATGKPETETGQPKEEINLTEKGEVVKPEREADELKPSEVVEYEVSIKTEQPAVEITSEVPKTTDGSVVSPRSEQPKLAVTTNFRITLQPSTEPIDPITKVTDSNGILEVPQPIDTRTVVKQVETKIVIHEADVETKSEVDFPKVKVVTKELAEVSRPEKDTNVTGDAVILEDWVLQPEEVTVVTEMYAEYGTLEPVGTAVLPKPEDEIGKSVNQDEVAEPEEKVLEPDPVVIIESNEYVEEIKVKQVDDIQATRRPETETGQPKEEIHLTEKGEVVEPEREADESEPAEVVQYDVSIITEQTAVEIAREFPKTTDGSTKPPAEMIKIKPPVISVTEIYLVESIDYYQPKESANLPFVPVDSVQRGTGIGKHVEDFGVEDQLSRPKVIEGVLEIPDLVIEKNTLRPEESDVLTTESSAAQSPPETITESVSEKDKDLPYVVGDTKEPQLEDMEEKTASQPTETLTTDIPLTTSPADLERFEVVLTDLSVVTPTHLEKDYDSPTEKEQSTFAQELTSLVGDTEEPKFTEMEEDTLTEDLLEEQEKETASQHMETLTTDLPLANSPADLELLEVVLTDVSITTPTPLEKDYDLPTEKIQQRSTVAQDVAFTQTENDKELNVETQVVVLTNVSVVTPIFLEKDYNSQTEKVQPTVALDVIFESENDQVLDVETEDPFIHLKELDQIDIVSTETIDLLSYDNGYSFPNEGYPLETTRAPSLKYFTTPSMTTANKGKELVVFFSLRVTNMLFSEDLFNKSSAEYQVLENKFVELLLPYLQSNLTGFKKLEILNFRNGSVVVNSKAKFAKSVPYNITQAVQHVLEEFCNAAAQHLDIKVDSHSLDIEPADEGDPCKFLACNEFSKCVVNLWTKEAQCLCEPGYVTVDGLPCRSLCVVQPDFCLNGGECEIVPGHGAACRCPVGKFWQFIGERCAELVSVTLDPFLSLVCLVGVLTFLYAIISLLLSMCRKCVRTRKTLTLVDRDQTTIPGLTS, encoded by the exons ATGGGGTTAGATGTAAGACTTGAAGTCAGCATGTCTTTGAAATGTGGGCATTTCTTCACACTCCTCTTCTTCATTGTGTCCGTCACAGGAACTCAAG ACCAAAGCAGACTAAATCCATCAGAGAACCTACACAATATCAGCTTAACAAACCTACAAAAGCCACCAAAGCAGAATTCAGGGATCAGGACTATATTTGAAATGGAAAAGCATCGCATCAAGAGGTCAGACTTCTTCCACTCAGAGATGAAAGTATGTCCACAGGAGACAATGAGGGAAGTCATAGCAAGTCACCAAGCATACTACACACTGAGAG TTTGCCAGGAGGCTGTATGGGAGGCTTTCAGGATCTTTCTGGACAGAATTCCCAGCAGCTCAGAGTACCAGAAATGGGTCCATAAATGCCAGCATGACTCTATGTGCATCTCAGATCTCGCCATGACTTTCAGCAATTCAAAGGAACACATAGACATGGTCTACAGG AGCGTGAATATGAATAGTGATAAATTAGAACG aAATTTGACTGAAGAGCCAACAACTGATGGAGCACCGAGAACGGAAG AGGAAGTCCTGACTGAAGCAACAGAAGAATTTGTTCCCCCAGATCTATCTAGTACAGTCAGCACTACAACAGACGCCTCTACTGCCTCACAG GAGTTGGATCTTCATAATGTAGTTCCCGAGCAGCCAGTACATCAGGTCATAAAGTTCAGTGTTAAACTGATGGACTATGGGTACCAGGAGATACTGAGAGACACTGATTCACCTCAGTACCATGACCTGTCAAGGCATCTTCAGGATCAG atgcAACATGATCTTAATGACCTACCTGGATTTATGGATGTCCAAGTGTTAAGTATTAG TGAGGCAGAAGCACCTAATGG AGCTGGAGGAGTATCTGCAGTTTACTCAGCAGTGTTTGAGACTACAATACCTTCCGTTCCTGATGGAATTCTGGACATTGGCACAGTTGTTTCATCTACAGGACCAAGTCTGAAGGATATGATAGTTAAAGCACTAAGCAAAAAGACATCTCTTCTTGATCTTAATTCACTAATCTTTGAGACAg ACAAAGACCAGTCTTCAACGAGTATGCCTGTGACTGAGGCTTCTAAAGACATTATAACTGAG TCCTTCGATCAAGTGTCACATGGGGATCTCAGTTTTCCAACAAAAGGAACAAAAATTGAGGTTCATATTTCATCAGATAATGATGAGACCATTGTAGACCCAACTTTGGACACAGACAGCACCACAACAactaaatcagaatcagaaacgGTTGAGTCTGAGAGTGATGCAGTCATTGTACACCAGCTTAAAACTATTCAAGGGGAAACTGGTGAACTCAAAACAGAGATTTTTCAAGTTCCACCAGTAGAGGAAGCTCCTAGTGAGGATGAAAGTAAACCAGTTGTTATTGCTGTAAAAGAGAACAATTTGGCTCCAACATCTTCAGCTGCTGTCTCAGCTTTACCCCCGAGTGAAGAACAGCCAAGGACTACAGAGAAACCTACATCAGATAGTGACTTTAGTCTTAACACGATACCAGAAGATGATATCATATTTCACCAggtaaccaccgcccacatgttGTTCACCACTGCAACAACCATTAGTCCTAGGTCTGAACAACCAAAGTTGGCTGTCACGACTGACTTTAGCATCACCCTGCAACCTTCAACTGAACCAATTGATCCAATAACTGAAGTGACAGATTCTAATGAAATTCCAGAGCAAGAAGAGACCAAAGTGGTGATGCCTGTACTACATGTAGAGAACAAGTCTGAGGTTGATTCACCCAAGGTAAATGTTGTGACAACAGAAACTATAGAAGTATCAGGACCTGAGAAAGATACCAATGTAACTCGAGATGCTGTCATTTTAGAAGATCAGCTAATAAAACCTGAAGAAGTAACTGTAGTAACAGAAATGTATGCTGAGTATGGCACATTAGAGCCTGTGGGAACAGCTGTGCTCCTACCTGAACCAGAGGATGAGATTGAAAAATCAACTAACCAGGATGAAGTAGCAGAACCCAAGGAAAAAGTTTTAGATCTGCATCCAGAGGTAATAATAGAATCAAAAGAAGATGTTGAAGAGCATAAAAATGATGAGATTAAAGTGAAACAAGTGGATGATGTTCAGGTAATCAGGAGGCCAGAAACCGAGACAGGGAAACCTAAGGAGGAAATTCATTTAACAGAAAAGGGTGAGGTGGTTAAACCTGAAAGAGAAGCTGATGAATCAGAAGCTGCTGAAGTTGTAGAATATGAAGGCAGCATCAAAACTGAACAGCCTGCTGTGGTGGTCACAAGAGTGGTCCCCAAAACCACTGAAGGTACAGTTGTTAGTCCTAGGTCTGAACAACCAAAGTTGGCTGTCACGACTGACTTTAGCATCACCCTGCAACCTTCAACTGAATCAACTGATCCAATAACTGAAGTGACAGATTCTAATGAAATTCCAGAGGTGCCTCAACCAGTGGACACTGGAACAGTAGTAAAGGAAGAGGAGACCAAAGTGGTGATGCCTGAACCAGATGTAGAGACCAAGGCTGAAGTTGATTTACCCAAGGAAAGGGTTGTGTCAACAGAAACTGTAGACGTTTCTGGACACGAGAAAGATACCAATGTAACTGTGGATACTGTCATTTTAGAAGATCAGGTATTACAACCTGAAGAAGTGACTGTAGTAACAGAAATGTATGCTGAGTATGGCACATTAGAGCCTGTGAGAACAGCTGTGCTACCAAAACCAGAGGATGAGGTTGGAAAATCAACTAGCCAGGATGAAGTAGCAGAACCTGAGGAAAAAGTTTTAGAGCCAGATCCAGTGGTCGTTATAGAATCAAAAGAAGATGTTGAGGAGATAAAAGTTAAACAAGTGGATGATGTTCAGGCAACCAGGAGGCCAGAAACTGAGACAGGACAAGCTAAGAAGGAACTTTATTTAACAGAAAAGGGTGAGGTAGTGAAAATTGAAAGAACAGATGATGAATTAGAACCTGCCGAAGTCATAGAATATGAAGTTAGAATCAAAACTGAACAGCCTGCTGTGGAGATCACGAGTGAGGTCCCCAAAACCACTGAAGGTTCAGTCGTTAGTCCTAGGTCTGAAAAACCAACGTTGGCTGTCAAAACTGACTTTAGCATCACCCTGCAACCTTCAACTGAACCAATTGATCCAATAACTGAAGTGACAGATTCTAATGAAATTCCAGAGGTGCCTCAACCAGTGGACACTGGAACAGTAGTAAAGGAAGAGGATACCAAAGTGGTGATGCCTGAACCAGATGTAGAGACCAAGGCTGAAGTTGATTTACCCAAGGAAAAGTTTGTGACAACAGAAACTGTAGACGTTTCTGGACCTGAGAAAGATACCAATGTAACTGTGGATGCTGTCATTTTAGAAGATCAGGTATTACAACCTGAAGAAGTAACTGTAGTAACAGAAATGTATGCTGAGTATGGCACATTAGAGCCTGTGAGAACAGCTGTGCTGCTACCTGAACCAGAGCATGAGATTGGAAAATCAATTAACCAGGATGAAGTAGCAGAACCAGAGGAAAAAGTTTTAGAGCCAGATCCAGAGGTCATTATAGAAGCAAAAGAAGATGTTGAGGAACATAAAACTGATAAGGAGATTAAATTGAAACAAGTGGATGATGTTCATGCAACTGGGAAGCCAGAAACCGAGACAGGGCAACCTAAGGAGGAAATTAATTTAACAGAAAAGGGTGAGGTTGTGAAACCTGAAAGAGAAGCTGATGAATTAAAACCTTCTGAAGTTGTAGAATATGAAGTTAGCATTAAAACTGAACAGCCTGCTGTGGAGATCACGAGTGAGGTCCCCAAAACCACTGATGGTTCAGTCGTTAGTCCTAGGTCTGAACAACCAAAGTTGGCTGTCACAACTAACTTTAGAATCACCCTGCAACCTTCAACTGAACCAATTGATCCAATAACTAAAGTGACAGATTCTAATGGAATTCTAGAGGTGCCTCAACCAATAGACACTAGAACGGTAGTAAAGCAAGTAGAGACAAAAATCGTGATACATGAAGCAGATGTAGAGACCAAGTCTGAGGTTGATTTCCCCAAGGTGAAAGTTGTGACAAAAGAACTTGCAGAAGTATCTAGACCTGAGAAAGATACCAATGTAACTGGAGATGCTGTCATTTTAGAAGATTGGGTATTACAACCTGAAGAAGTAACTGTAGTAACAGAAATGTATGCTGAGTATGGCACATTAGAGCCTGTGGGAACAGCTGTGCTACCAAAACCAGAGGATGAGATTGGAAAATCAGTTAACCAGGATGAAGTAGCAGAACCCGAGGAAAAAGTTTTGGAGCCAGATCCAGTGGTCATTATAGAATCAAATGAATATGTTGAGGAGATTAAAGTGAAACAAGTGGATGACATTCAGGCAACCAGGAGGCCAGAAACCGAGACAGGACAACCTAAGGAGGAAATTCATTTAACAGAAAAGGGTGAGGTAGTGGAACCTGAAAGAGAAGCTGATGAATCAGAACCTGCTGAAGTTGTACAATATGATGTTAGCATTATAACTGAACAAACAGCTGTGGAGATTGCGAGGGAGTTCCCAAAAACTACTGACGGTTCAACCAAACCTCCTGCAGAGATGATTAAGATTAAACCACCTGTGATTTCTGTCACAGAAATTTACCTTGTTGAGAGTATTGACTATTACCAACCCAAAGAAAGTGCCAATTTGCCTTTTGTGCCAGTTGACAGTGTTCAAAGAGGCACAGGCATTGGTAAACATGTGGAAGACTTTGGGGTGGAGGATCAACTCTCCAGACCTAAGGTTATTGAGGGAGTTCTTGAGATACCAGATCTGGTTATAGAGAAAAACACCCTACGACCAGAAGAGTCCGATGTTCTCACTACTGAATCAAGTGCCGCACAATCTCCACCTGAAACGATCACAGAATCAGTTTCGGAGAAAGACAAGGACTTACCATATGTTGTTGGGGATACTAAGGAGCCACAGCTTGAAGATATGG AGGAAAAGACTGCATCACAACCCACAGAGACACTCACAACTGATATACCTTTGACAACTTCACCTGCAGACCTTGAACGTTTTGAAGTAGTGCTAACAGATTTATCGGTCGTAACACCAACCCATTTGGAAAAGGATTATGATTCACCAACTGAAAAAGAACAATCGACTTTTGCCCAGGAGTTAACATCTCTTGTTGGAGATACTGAGGAGCCAAAGTTCACAGAAATGG AGGAAGACACTCTGACAGAAGATCTCCTTGAAGAACAAGAAAAAGAGACTGCATCACAACACATGGAGACACTCACAACTGATCTACCTTTGGCAAATTCACCTGCAGACCTTGAACTTTTGGAAGTAGTGCTAACAGATGTATCGATCACTACGCCAACACCTTTAGAAAAGGATTATGATTTACCAACTGAAAAAATACAACAACGATCAACTGTTGCCCAGGATGTTGCTTTTACGCAGACCGAAAATGACAAAGAGCTGAATGTAGAAACTCAGGTAGTTGTTCTAACAAATGTATCAGTCGTTACTCCAATATTTCTGGAAAAGGATTATAATTCACAGACTGAAAAAGTACAACCAACTGTTGCCCTGGATGTTATATTTGAGTCAGAAAATGACCAAGTGCTGGATGTGGAAACTGAAGacccatttattcatttaaaagaattaGACCAAATAGATATAGTAAGTACTGAGACCATTGATCTCTTGAGTTATGACAATGGATATTCTTTCCCAAATGAAGGATATCCCTTGGAGACAACAAGAGCGCCATCACTAAAGTATTTCACAACTCCTTCAATGACCACAGCTAACAAAGGCAAAGAACTAGTTGTGTTTTTCAGTTTGCGTGTCACAAACATGCTGTTCTCTGAAGATCTTTTCAATAAGAGCTCTGCAGAATACCAAGTGTTGGAAAACAAATTTGTTGAACTG CTTCTCCCATATCTACAGTCCAACCTAACAGGCTTTAAGAAGTTAGAAATCCTAAACTTCAGAAACGGAAGTGTGGTTGTCAATAGCAAGGCAAAATTTGCCAAGTCTGTGCCATACAACATTACTCAGGCTGTCCAGCACGTCTTGGAGGAGTTTTGTAATGCTGCAGCCCAGCATTTGGACATAAAGGTTGACAGCCATTCCCTAGACATAGAACCAG CTGATGAAGGTGACCCATGCAAGTTTCTTGCCTGCAACGAGTTTTCCAAATGCGTGGTGAACCTCTGGACAAAGGAAGCACAATGTTTATGTGAGCCAGGCTACGTGACCGTGGATGGACTGCCATGTCGGAGCCTCTGTGTGGTCCAGCCTGACTTCTGTCTCAATGGAGGAGAGTGTGAGATTGTACCTGGGCATGGTGCCGCTTGCAG ATGTCCTGTAGGTAAATTCTGGCAATTTATCGGGGAGAGATGTGCAGAGCTGGTCTCCGTGACACTAGACCCCTTTCTTTCCCTAGTGTGCCTGGTGGGGGTGCTCACCTTTCTTTATGCCATCATTTCTCTCTTGTTATCTATGTGCAGGAAATGTGTACGGACCAGAAAGACACTAACTCTAGT AGACAGAGACCAGACCACCATACCAGGCCTGACGAGTTAA